In one window of Clostridia bacterium DNA:
- the nagE gene encoding N-acetylglucosamine-specific PTS transporter subunit IIBC: MKIKFSQLQKLGKAMMLPVAVLPAAALLLRFGQPDLLNIPFMAKAGGAIFDNLALIFAIGIAVGFSHDNAGAAGLSGAVGYLVLTNGLKAINPDLNMSVLAGIISGLVAGGLYNKYYNIKLPEFLGFFGGRRFVPIVTSAAMMVLAGIFGLIWAPIQNGINSMGQWIIGAGAVGVFVFGFLNRLLIPLGLHHVLNTFIWFVFGNYTDAAGQVWTGDLNRFFHGDPTAGSFMAGFYLIFMFALPAVALAIYRTSKPENRKAIGGALFSVAFTAFLTGITEPLEFMFMFLAPVLYVLHAILTGLALAVAYSLGILHGFGFSAGAIDYLLNWRLATKAIMIIPVGLIFGVIYYFLFVWIIKALDIPTPGRIDEDMDESTSVDLNISDFSVKLVERLGGKSNIDTLDACITRLRMTVKDVNAIDESALKSMGIKGILKKANSIQVVVGTRAELIADEMKKSIKM, encoded by the coding sequence ATGAAAATCAAGTTCAGTCAATTACAAAAGCTGGGAAAAGCCATGATGCTTCCTGTAGCAGTGTTGCCAGCAGCAGCGCTATTGCTGAGGTTTGGACAGCCGGATCTATTAAACATTCCATTCATGGCGAAGGCTGGCGGGGCTATCTTTGACAACCTGGCACTGATCTTTGCAATAGGTATTGCAGTTGGTTTCTCCCATGATAACGCCGGAGCAGCGGGCTTGTCAGGTGCAGTGGGATATCTTGTGCTTACCAATGGATTAAAGGCTATTAATCCGGATTTGAACATGAGTGTTCTGGCAGGTATTATCTCAGGTCTGGTTGCAGGTGGACTTTATAATAAATACTATAATATCAAGCTGCCGGAGTTTCTCGGTTTCTTTGGAGGAAGAAGGTTTGTGCCCATAGTTACTTCCGCTGCTATGATGGTTTTAGCAGGCATTTTCGGACTAATATGGGCACCGATACAGAATGGTATTAATTCTATGGGTCAGTGGATAATCGGAGCAGGAGCAGTCGGAGTATTTGTATTTGGATTTCTCAATAGATTGCTTATACCTCTGGGGCTGCACCATGTATTAAACACCTTCATCTGGTTTGTATTCGGTAACTATACAGATGCAGCAGGCCAGGTCTGGACAGGGGATTTGAACAGGTTCTTCCACGGAGATCCAACAGCTGGCAGCTTCATGGCAGGCTTTTATCTAATATTCATGTTTGCTCTGCCTGCAGTTGCATTGGCAATATATAGAACATCAAAGCCGGAAAATAGGAAAGCCATCGGAGGCGCATTGTTCTCAGTCGCTTTTACTGCTTTCTTGACAGGGATTACTGAACCATTGGAGTTCATGTTCATGTTCCTGGCACCGGTTCTGTATGTGCTTCATGCAATACTTACAGGTCTGGCCCTTGCTGTAGCATATTCCTTGGGAATATTACATGGGTTTGGCTTCTCAGCCGGTGCGATTGACTATCTACTCAACTGGCGTTTGGCAACAAAAGCGATAATGATTATACCGGTAGGTTTGATATTCGGTGTAATTTACTACTTCTTATTCGTCTGGATTATAAAAGCACTAGATATTCCTACTCCGGGAAGAATTGACGAAGATATGGACGAAAGTACATCAGTCGATTTGAACATCAGTGACTTCTCCGTTAAACTGGTGGAAAGACTTGGAGGTAAATCCAATATTGATACATTGGATGCCTGCATAACAAGACTGAGAATGACTGTAAAGGATGTCAATGCAATTGATGAGAGTGCACTTAAGTCTATGGGCATAAAGGGAATACTTAAAAAGGCAAACAGCATCCAGGTAGTAGTAGGAACAAGAGCAGAATTGATTGCCGACGAAATGAAGAAATCCATAAAAATGTAA
- the murQ gene encoding N-acetylmuramic acid 6-phosphate etherase encodes MRINADTENIDKLSTKEMVKIFNNEDKKVANVVEGCLESVAAAVDLMVSTVQKGGRVLYIGSGTSGKLAVIDASECPPTFGVDDNMIIGVISGGVEAVAGWKEETEDDCELAAKDLKSRNLSSCDVIVGVSASGNTPYVLSGLEYASHIGCSTIGISCSSTGMLNRTADICIVSDVGSEVIEGSTRLKAGTAQKMILNMLSSCTMVKLGKTYGNLMANVKPINLKLKRRAIDIIMYAAGCKEEAALEAFERAEGNAKAAILMLINDIGAK; translated from the coding sequence GTGCGGATCAATGCTGATACTGAGAATATAGATAAGCTGTCAACAAAGGAAATGGTTAAGATTTTCAACAATGAAGATAAAAAAGTTGCAAATGTAGTCGAAGGCTGTCTCGAATCGGTTGCAGCTGCAGTAGACTTAATGGTGAGCACAGTGCAAAAGGGCGGAAGGGTATTATATATTGGAAGCGGTACAAGCGGTAAACTTGCTGTTATTGATGCTTCTGAATGCCCGCCTACCTTCGGTGTGGATGATAATATGATCATTGGTGTAATATCGGGTGGGGTAGAAGCGGTTGCCGGATGGAAAGAAGAAACAGAAGATGATTGCGAACTGGCAGCTAAAGATTTAAAGTCCAGAAATCTCAGCAGTTGTGATGTAATAGTCGGTGTAAGTGCCAGCGGTAACACGCCATATGTGCTATCAGGGTTAGAATACGCTTCACATATTGGCTGCAGTACGATCGGCATAAGCTGTTCAAGTACAGGAATGCTTAATAGGACGGCAGATATATGTATTGTTTCGGATGTAGGTTCGGAAGTTATTGAAGGTTCTACAAGGCTAAAGGCAGGAACGGCACAAAAAATGATACTGAATATGCTTTCTTCATGCACTATGGTCAAACTGGGCAAGACCTACGGAAATTTGATGGCAAATGTAAAACCTATAAACTTGAAGCTGAAAAGGCGTGCCATTGATATAATAATGTATGCAGCCGGATGTAAGGAAGAAGCAGCTCTGGAGGCTTTTGAAAGGGCAGAAGGCAATGCAAAGGCTGCAATCCTGATGTTGATTAATGATATTGGTGCCAAGTAA